The DNA sequence GGAAGTATTCCTCGCGAGAGGAGCCGAACTGCCGCTGCCGGTGCGTTTGCAGGATTTCACCGGAGCAAACGGTTTTGGTCGCCGCCGACACGGCCCGGCAGACTTCAGTTGTGGGAAAGCTCGCCGCGAGCTTCAACGCGTGAGCGAAGAGACAGTCACCAAGCAGGACAGAAATCTGGTTGCCCCAGTTCGCGGCAAGCGTCGGTTGCTGACGGCGGAGCGACGCTTCATCCATCACGTCATCATGTACCAAGGTAGCCAGATGGACCATTTCGATGATCACCGCTACGGTGACCAGACTGTCGTCCGGCTTCCCGACGGCCCCTCCACTCAAAGCCACGAGCGCCGGGCGCAATTGCTTCCCCTGATTTGTCAGCGCGTACTGGGCATAGGCCGCAATCTCCGGAGTGAAAGTATGGACCTGTTCAGCCAGGTGGTTTGCCACCGCTGTCAAAAACGGGTCAACAGGCCGCACAATCTGTTTCCATGAATGCGGTGGTTGTTTGGCGGGCGCGGCGACTGCAACGGCTTTGGTTTCGGCAGCCAACATCGTGGGCCAATCTAAGGTTGGCCAAATTCCAAGTCAAACTTAAGTCGTCCGACAGATAACGCGGCAACTTGACGCCCGATGTTTGCTTGCACCTGAACGCGTTTGGCCTCTTTCAAGGCAGCGCCTGCACCCGATAGAAACGAAAACCGTTTGTGGCGGACGCGTCCGTGAACTGAGTCGAGGCCCCACCCGACGCCACGGGCGAACCCACCGTCTGCCATGGATCATTGGCCACATCGCGCCGGCTCCAGACCCGGTAATTCCTGCCCGGACCGCTCTGCCAGGCGATCGTGCTCCCACCGGCGTTCATTACGATGCTGTCGATTTTTAAGAGCGAAAGCGCGTTGGTCGGGTTGGTTCCTGCAATGTATTCGTCCTGATTGTTGAAAGTGTCACCGTCCGGATCAGCACCTGGCCCGGCTTCCGACGCTGTGAAAAGGGCGAAGTATTGACGCTGGAAGCGATCATCCAGACCGTCGAAATTGAAATCCGGGACAAGGGACTGAATGTCGAGGAACCCGTTTGCATACGCGAGGTCGGCACCGCGCTGGATGACAAAACTACGCAGGCCGGGACTCGCGTTGCCGGCGACGCTGATGGGAATGGAAACGAAGTTGAGGCCGGAAAGTGTGGAGAACGCGGGGGCGCCAAGAGTCAATCCATCGCCGGTGATGGCAAGAGTCGCGCCCGAGGTCGGCAGGTCGGCGGACGCCACGCCGATGATCAGGTTGCTTTGACCGGGACGGATCGTTGTCGGTAACGAGGACCAGTTAAACGAGCCGGAATTATTGCTCGGCGTGCGAATCTGCGTGATGCGAAATGCCGGACTGCCGCTGGTGACGGTGAAACTTTGAGTGAGGGTCGTTCCGGCCGCGAGCGTAATGTCGGCGTCGTTCGACGGCAGGAAGGCGGTTTGCACGGCGTCAAAAATAAAATTGCCTGCCGCGTCCTTTTCGTTGCTGACGTCTCGCCCCCTGATCAGGAAGTCAGCCGCGCCAACAGGGTCCAGCGGCGTGACGCGCACACGATATTGGCCGGGTGGCATTGCGGGCAAATCGTAAGATCCATTCGTATGCGTGACGGTTCCCGCGGCAAGGTTTCCCGTTGAAGCTTCTTCTGCCAGCACTACGGCGCCAAAAACTGCCGAACCATTCATCGTTACCTGACCCTGCAAATGGCCCAGCGTTGTGATCGTCCCTGAGGTGCCGTAAAGCCACTGGACGGCGGCAACTTCGTCGCTCGAAAGCCCTGCCTGGGCGTTGACCCCGCCACTGCCGCGAAACAGCATCGTCGCGCCGCCGACCGGCGAATGTTTCAATCCGAGAAAGTGTCCGATCTCATGCAGGGCCGTCGATTCAACAAAAATCTGCGTGCCCGATGCGTTGGTATTGTTAAAATCGGTGAACCACGAGTACTGCACTCCGTTGAACACAATGTCGGCTTCGGCTTGAGCGTTGTTGTCCGGAAACCAGGAATTGAACGTCACGCCCAACGCGCCGCTGATGTTGTCCATCCCACCATTCACGGTGGTACTGTTTTTCGCCCAAAACACGACATTCTGGTTGTCGCTGGTATTGATATCCACTCCCGGCGCGACAACTCCGGCGTCCTCGAATTTCAGAACCGTGCCGGTGATCGACTGCCATTGCGCAAACGAGGCGCGCACGGCATTCAGTTCGGCCACAGTGTTGGTATTCGAGAAGCCGTCGGAGGCCAGAAAAAAGCGGATCGCCCCCGTCACCGGGTTCACAACGTTCGTATGAACTCCTCCCGCATTGGGCGGATCGGAAGGCTCGAGCGGATCCAGATGCCAG is a window from the Candidatus Angelobacter sp. genome containing:
- a CDS encoding polyprenyl synthetase family protein; this translates as MLAAETKAVAVAAPAKQPPHSWKQIVRPVDPFLTAVANHLAEQVHTFTPEIAAYAQYALTNQGKQLRPALVALSGGAVGKPDDSLVTVAVIIEMVHLATLVHDDVMDEASLRRQQPTLAANWGNQISVLLGDCLFAHALKLAASFPTTEVCRAVSAATKTVCSGEILQTHRQRQFGSSREEYFRVLEMKTAELFALSCDLGAWLCGAAPSERAVLRQFGLTLGTAYQIYDDCLDVFGSEALVGKSLGTDLANGKLTLPVLVALERSSVADRAKLEKLIGHWDGGCLPRVIELLEKYDALDESRCTIRQFLDAARQCLAPLPETDSRMALDALTGFLEQQTAALGV
- a CDS encoding matrixin family metalloprotease, translating into MKIRRALPPLIFVSGFCARAFVVDLNSTGDPLRWHLDPLEPSDPPNAGGVHTNVVNPVTGAIRFFLASDGFSNTNTVAELNAVRASFAQWQSITGTVLKFEDAGVVAPGVDINTSDNQNVVFWAKNSTTVNGGMDNISGALGVTFNSWFPDNNAQAEADIVFNGVQYSWFTDFNNTNASGTQIFVESTALHEIGHFLGLKHSPVGGATMLFRGSGGVNAQAGLSSDEVAAVQWLYGTSGTITTLGHLQGQVTMNGSAVFGAVVLAEEASTGNLAAGTVTHTNGSYDLPAMPPGQYRVRVTPLDPVGAADFLIRGRDVSNEKDAAGNFIFDAVQTAFLPSNDADITLAAGTTLTQSFTVTSGSPAFRITQIRTPSNNSGSFNWSSLPTTIRPGQSNLIIGVASADLPTSGATLAITGDGLTLGAPAFSTLSGLNFVSIPISVAGNASPGLRSFVIQRGADLAYANGFLDIQSLVPDFNFDGLDDRFQRQYFALFTASEAGPGADPDGDTFNNQDEYIAGTNPTNALSLLKIDSIVMNAGGSTIAWQSGPGRNYRVWSRRDVANDPWQTVGSPVASGGASTQFTDASATNGFRFYRVQALP